In Neorhodopirellula lusitana, the following are encoded in one genomic region:
- a CDS encoding gamma-glutamyl-gamma-aminobutyrate hydrolase family protein: MKPFSTFIFGLTVAFGLSFGWSPSPIFAAEPEAIAATRLASTLPREKEALAATDHRPVIGITTLTSKTYVKAIRRSGGVPVVLPMIQGPYEEEALARIVDEYVDIIDGLLMPGGPDIPPSEWGEEVHPTTNLLDEDRYRFEKAIITTWIQRTDKPLLGICLGSQWINVAHGGSLFQDIPSAFGTNHRNIFHNVVLEPDSRLSQILGGTKFEVNSLHHQAVRNVGEGLRAVATAGDGVIEATETTDPDRFLIGVQWHPEKLIPDDPAQQKLFQAFIDAAALVSH, from the coding sequence ATGAAACCCTTTTCAACTTTCATTTTCGGTTTAACGGTTGCGTTTGGTCTCTCGTTTGGATGGAGCCCGAGCCCAATATTCGCCGCGGAGCCCGAGGCCATTGCTGCGACCCGATTGGCATCGACGTTGCCTCGCGAGAAAGAAGCCTTGGCGGCGACGGATCACCGACCGGTCATTGGGATCACAACTTTGACCAGCAAGACTTACGTTAAGGCAATCCGCCGATCCGGTGGCGTGCCCGTGGTGTTGCCGATGATACAAGGCCCATATGAAGAAGAAGCTCTGGCGAGAATTGTCGATGAGTACGTTGACATAATCGATGGTCTTTTGATGCCTGGCGGGCCTGATATTCCGCCATCGGAATGGGGTGAAGAGGTTCATCCGACAACCAACTTATTGGACGAAGATCGCTATCGTTTCGAAAAGGCAATTATCACGACGTGGATCCAACGTACCGACAAACCGCTGCTGGGAATCTGTTTGGGAAGTCAGTGGATTAATGTGGCTCACGGTGGCTCACTGTTCCAAGACATTCCCTCAGCATTTGGGACCAACCACCGAAACATTTTTCACAACGTCGTGCTTGAGCCAGACTCGCGATTATCGCAAATCCTCGGTGGCACTAAGTTCGAAGTCAATTCACTTCACCACCAAGCGGTCCGGAATGTGGGCGAAGGTTTGCGTGCGGTGGCCACGGCAGGCGACGGAGTCATTGAAGCCACCGAAACGACCGACCCGGATCGGTTTTTGATTGGTGTTCAATGGCATCCGGAAAAACTGATTCCGGATGACCCGGCCCAACAAAAGTTGTTTCAAGCTTTCATTGATGCTGCGGCCTTGGTCAGTCATTAA
- a CDS encoding dipeptide epimerase, with the protein MKIAFHRVELPLEHPFTIARGTKNVQRSLIVELEQDGASGYGEATENAYYRTTLDSLTQSIQRCAAEIEESGHTNALDLWGSLQSKLQEDPFALAAVDAAAHDLFGKLAGRSTFDMLGLTWEDIPQSSYTIGIDTIERMVEKLEARLGWPIFKIKLGTTEDVEIVRQLRQCTDAVFRVDANCGWTASQTVDYSVALRELGVEFIEQPLPAEAAAEEHRYVFENSVLPIVADESCLIESDVEKCLGSFHGVNVKLSKCGGITPAFRMLKQARTFGMKTMVGCMVESSVGISAAAQLLPLLDYADLDGAELLAGDAADGVAVRNGEIRSPNRFGNGVELLDSVLVTTEENLKNESTLA; encoded by the coding sequence GTGAAAATTGCGTTTCACCGAGTCGAGCTTCCACTCGAACATCCATTCACGATTGCCCGCGGGACCAAGAACGTTCAGCGAAGCTTGATCGTTGAGCTCGAGCAAGACGGTGCTTCCGGTTATGGCGAGGCAACCGAGAACGCTTATTACCGGACCACGTTGGATTCGCTGACACAATCGATTCAGCGATGTGCTGCCGAGATAGAGGAATCAGGTCACACTAACGCGTTGGATCTTTGGGGATCGTTGCAGTCGAAGCTACAAGAAGATCCGTTTGCCTTGGCGGCCGTTGACGCAGCGGCTCACGATCTGTTTGGGAAACTCGCGGGACGTTCGACGTTCGACATGCTCGGACTGACTTGGGAGGACATTCCCCAGTCCAGCTACACGATCGGAATCGATACGATTGAACGGATGGTTGAGAAACTGGAGGCTCGGCTCGGCTGGCCGATTTTCAAGATCAAGCTAGGAACAACAGAAGACGTTGAGATCGTTCGCCAGTTGCGTCAGTGCACGGACGCAGTCTTCCGGGTCGACGCCAATTGCGGGTGGACCGCCAGTCAAACCGTCGATTATTCGGTTGCTCTGCGAGAGCTCGGCGTTGAGTTCATTGAGCAACCTTTGCCTGCCGAGGCTGCGGCGGAGGAGCATCGATATGTTTTCGAAAACTCGGTTCTCCCGATCGTTGCAGATGAGAGCTGTTTGATTGAATCCGATGTCGAAAAGTGCCTGGGTTCGTTTCACGGTGTCAACGTCAAGCTGAGTAAGTGTGGCGGCATCACGCCAGCCTTCCGAATGCTCAAGCAAGCTCGCACATTTGGAATGAAAACCATGGTCGGATGCATGGTTGAAAGTTCGGTTGGTATTTCTGCAGCCGCGCAGTTGCTTCCGCTGTTGGACTACGCGGATCTGGACGGGGCGGAACTGCTGGCTGGCGATGCTGCTGACGGAGTGGCTGTCAGAAACGGCGAGATTCGATCACCGAATCGGTTTGGTAACGGAGTCGAATTGCTTGACTCTGTATTAGTCACCACGGAAGAAAACTTGAAGAACGAGAGCACGCTCGCATGA